The Rhodoferax sediminis genome has a segment encoding these proteins:
- a CDS encoding enoyl-CoA hydratase-related protein, producing the protein MNTANPTIASSLSCFSLTTTDHVAHLVLNRPEALNTMNPAFWRELDQVLTSLHKDGTARALVISSTGKHFSAGMALETFGGAIAMDDRSAEGRAAIFDLLTDMQATFTKLETLRIPVIAAIQGGCIGGAVDMVTACCIRYATKDAFFCIQEINIGMVADVGTLQRLPKLIPLGVVKELAYTGRRLSAQKALGYGLVNEVFDSPEALLAAALQCAKEIAAKPPVAIWGTKQVIHYARDHTVDDALKQMGWVQGAIWSNAHVREAVTATREKRAGNFTALSELQSFREIGL; encoded by the coding sequence ATGAACACCGCAAACCCCACGATTGCTTCCAGCCTCAGCTGCTTCTCCCTCACGACAACAGATCATGTGGCGCACCTGGTGCTGAATCGCCCCGAGGCGCTGAACACCATGAACCCGGCCTTCTGGCGTGAGCTCGATCAGGTGCTGACCTCGCTGCACAAAGACGGCACGGCGCGCGCACTGGTGATCTCCAGCACCGGCAAGCATTTTTCGGCCGGCATGGCGCTGGAGACTTTTGGCGGCGCCATCGCCATGGACGACCGCAGCGCCGAGGGGCGCGCCGCCATCTTCGATCTGCTGACCGACATGCAAGCCACCTTCACCAAGCTGGAGACGCTGCGCATCCCCGTGATTGCCGCGATCCAGGGTGGCTGCATCGGCGGCGCGGTCGACATGGTGACGGCCTGCTGCATCCGCTACGCAACAAAGGACGCCTTCTTCTGCATCCAGGAAATCAACATCGGCATGGTCGCCGACGTCGGTACGCTGCAGCGCTTACCGAAACTGATCCCGCTCGGCGTGGTGAAGGAGCTGGCCTACACCGGCCGGCGCCTGTCCGCGCAGAAGGCGCTGGGCTACGGCCTGGTCAACGAGGTCTTCGATTCGCCAGAGGCCCTTCTCGCCGCCGCGCTGCAATGCGCGAAGGAAATCGCCGCCAAGCCGCCGGTCGCCATCTGGGGCACCAAGCAGGTCATCCACTATGCCCGCGATCACACGGTGGACGACGCGCTCAAACAGATGGGCTGGGTCCAGGGCGCGATCTGGAGCAACGCCCATGTGCGCGAGGCCGTGACTGCAACGAGAGAGAAACGCGCGGGCAACTTCACGGCTTTGTCCGAACTTCAGTCTTTTAGAGAAATCGGCCTGTAG
- the queF gene encoding NADPH-dependent 7-cyano-7-deazaguanine reductase QueF (Catalyzes the NADPH-dependent reduction of 7-cyano-7-deazaguanine (preQ0) to 7-aminomethyl-7-deazaguanine (preQ1) in queuosine biosynthesis): MNSPEDSLLGKPASYVDHYDASQLFPIARAAKRAEIGVVGAPPFFGADLWTAFELSWLNLRGKPQVALAHIMVPCESPNIVESKSFKLYLGSFSNTKFADAEAVRACIRADINEAVWRGGPVQSSVGVKVLLPEMFDREPVHELDGLSLDRLDVECSQYTPAPELLMAAFDEQPVTEVLTSNLLKSNCLVTGQPDWGSVQISYSGPQIEQGGLLQYLVSFRNHNEFHEQCVERIFMDLWTRCRPTKLAVYARYTRRGGLDINPFRTSYPQTLPPNIRTARQ; the protein is encoded by the coding sequence ATGAATAGCCCTGAAGACTCCCTGCTCGGCAAGCCGGCCAGTTACGTCGATCATTACGACGCCTCGCAGCTGTTCCCGATTGCGCGCGCCGCCAAGCGCGCGGAGATCGGGGTGGTCGGTGCGCCGCCCTTTTTTGGCGCCGACCTGTGGACCGCGTTCGAACTCAGCTGGCTCAACCTGCGCGGCAAGCCGCAGGTGGCGCTGGCCCACATCATGGTGCCGTGCGAGTCGCCGAACATCGTGGAGAGCAAGTCGTTCAAGCTCTACCTGGGCAGCTTCAGCAACACGAAGTTCGCCGACGCCGAGGCCGTGCGCGCCTGCATCCGCGCCGACATCAACGAGGCCGTCTGGCGCGGCGGCCCGGTGCAGTCCTCGGTTGGCGTGAAGGTGTTGCTGCCCGAGATGTTCGACCGCGAGCCGGTGCATGAGCTCGACGGCCTGAGCCTGGACCGGCTCGACGTCGAGTGCAGCCAGTACACGCCGGCGCCCGAGCTGTTGATGGCCGCGTTTGACGAGCAGCCCGTGACCGAGGTGCTGACCAGCAATCTGCTCAAGAGCAACTGCCTGGTGACCGGCCAGCCCGACTGGGGCAGCGTACAGATCAGCTACAGTGGCCCGCAGATCGAGCAGGGCGGCCTGCTGCAGTACCTGGTCAGCTTTCGCAACCACAACGAGTTTCACGAGCAGTGCGTCGAGCGCATCTTCATGGACCTGTGGACGCGCTGCCGGCCCACGAAGCTGGCGGTGTACGCGCGCTACACGCGCCGCGGCGGGCTCGACATCAACCCGTTTCGCACCAGCTACCCGCAGACGCTGCCGCCGAACATCCGCACCGCGCGGCAATAA